A stretch of the Harpia harpyja isolate bHarHar1 chromosome 5, bHarHar1 primary haplotype, whole genome shotgun sequence genome encodes the following:
- the RPL30 gene encoding 60S ribosomal protein L30, with protein MVAAKKTKKSLESINSRLQLVMKSGKYVLGYKQTLKMIRQGKAKLVILANNCPALRKSEIEYYAMLAKTGVHHYSGNNIELGTACGKYYRVCTLAIIDPGDSDIIRSMPEQTSEK; from the exons aaaaagtcccTAGAGTCAATAAACTCTAGGCTTCAGCTGGTTATGAAAAGTGGTAAATATGTGCTAGGATACAAACAGACTCTGAAAATGATTCGGCAGGGCAAAGCCAAGTTGGTCATCCTAGCCAACAACTGTCCTGCTTTGAG aaaatcagagaTTGAGTACTACGCTATGCTTGCCAAGACTGGCGTCCACCATTATAGCGGCAACAACATCGAATTGGGCACAGCATGTGGAAAATACTACAGAGTGTGTACACTGGCTATCATTGACCCAG gtgACTCTGACATCATTAGAAGCATGCCAGAACAAACCAGTGAGAAGTAA